The genome window ACAAAGCATGAACCGCGCCAGTTTTGTGCTGGTATTTTTGTGTACAACAGTATCGAACAAGATACCCCACCGACGCAGCACATGCAATGTATATGCCATGTATCGATGATGGGTTAAAAGATGGGTAATATCGGATTTAGCCATTATTTTTATAATGCAAACAATGACTTACGATAACCAATGGCGGAGAGGGTGAGATTCGAACTCACGGACGGGATCAACCGTCGACGGTTTTCAAGACCGTTGCATTAAACCGCTCTGCCACCTCTCCTGATTTATCCTATTAATTATATCTCAATAATATGCCGTGTACCAGTGTATGCGAGAACTTCAGTGTCCCGGTTTAAAAAATTGCCGGGTTACCGGCCTGGAAGATGAGCTACCGGTAAAACTGATCCCCCTCAGAAGCTGTTCACGATTTTTCCTGAAAAGTCGTAAAATAGCAGAATGAGAAAAAATACCCGAGCGATATCAGTAAAGAAGCCTTTGAGCAAATCCAACCGATCCTGGAAAGCGTGCGCAAACGAACGAAACCGCGTACGGTCGATCGGTACGAAACCTGCTGCGCCGTATTGTACTTGTTGAAGACCGGCTGTCAGTGGCGAATGCCGCCCAGCGGCTTTCCGAAATGGCGCACGGTCCATTCATACTTTGCCAAATGGAGCGAACCTGATTCGGAAGGCATAAGCGCTCTGAGCGGGCTTTAAAAAATCAGGTTGGCGAGGCCCGCATGAAACAGGGGCGCAACGCCTCGACAAGCTTTTTGATCGTCGATGCGCAGAGCGTCAGGAACACGGATAGCGCGCGGCATAAAAGCTACGGCGCGGGCAAAAAAGTTTCCGGCATCAAGCGGCATAGTGCCGTGGACACGCAGGGTCTGCCGCATGCGATAGCGGTCAGCACGGCGGAAGTAACCGATCGCCAGGGAGCGCTGGCGGCCTTCGATCGATGTTTCTCGAGTCTTCAGCAGGTGCGTAGCGGATTGGTGGATGGCGGTTACAGCAGACAACCGTTTGCCCGGGCGGTTAAAGAAAAACCGGGGGCAACCGTGCAGGCAGCCAGGCGTAACGAGCTACATACCTTTGCGGTGATACCTCAACGCCGGATGGTTGAACGTTCTTTCGCCTGGTTGGAAAAATGCCGGCGTTTATGGAAAAACTGCGAGCGCGAGCTCAATACCGGCTTGCAGTTTATCCATCTGGCCTTCCTGGCGTTATTACTGAAAAGATTATGAGCAGCTTCTCATAAAAAGCGATAGCGGGAAGACTGGATAAACATGGAGGAGCCGGTAAAAATCAAGGCGCGGACAAGACGCGATAACCGGCCATGGCATGAGCGAGGTGTTCGGGTATATGATATACGCTAGTGGATGAACCATGGCGAAGGAGAAGACGATGCCCACCGTAACTGCAACGCTGAAAGCGGGCGGGAAATTGATCGCCATCCTGTTGTGCGGCGGCATTCTTGTTTGGGGGTGGTGGCATACTGTGTTGGCCGTGTTTTCGTTAAAGACCGAACTAAGCAGTTGTGTTACATTAAGAACATCTTTAACTATTTGTGAAAACAGGCTGGATAGAAAATAGCGGCCAGGGCGCTCGATAAGCGTGTCTGTCTAACTATCGTGGAAATATGCGCTTGTGTCGCCAGCAACACGCTTCAGGGCTGGAAAACGAGCCAAAGTGTCTTCCACGTCGGTTAGTCTTGAACGCTTACATAGAAGTTCATGGCATATCCGTAAGCCAGGCATAAAGTGCGGTTTGCGATTTTTTCGGGCAGGCAGCTCAAACCGGAACGCTATCGTAAAAACTTCGCCGCTCCATATCCAATTCCGAGCCGCCCCGGCATGGGCGTTTTCGTTACCCAAAACTTAAGATAGAATATGTTCGTGGCGCAAGCAATCCGAACATTTCAGCCGTTTTTGCGATATGCTGCTTACCCGGGGATACGGGCATTGCCGTCAAACTACCGGTCATGCAGCACGGAACGCCCCATCTGTTTTAAAATGCCGTCCCAGAACGATGAATGGACCAATAATCCTGGAATAACTAGCCCATGTCCCGCCGTATCAGCCGTCGCAGTTTTTTGCGCACCAGCGCAGCCTTGAGTCTCGGAACTCCGTTATTAAGCCATCTGCTGCCTGCCTGGGCGGGCCAGCCGCCGGTTAACTTCGGTTCGTCCAAGCCGTTCAGCCATGAGGCATTGATCGAACGCGCGCGCGCGATGTCCGCCGGCGCCTATGTGCCGCCGCCGCAGCCGATGCCGGACGTGGTGCAAAAAATAGACTACGAGGCCTGGGGCGACATACGCTACAACACCGATCACGCCTTGTTTGCCGACGGCCCATCGGTTTACCCGGTGACGTTTTTCCATTTGGGCATGTTTTTCCAGAAGTCGATCAAGATGCATGCGGTCGAGGCCGGAAAGTCTCGCGAAATTCTGTACAGCAACAGTTATTTCAATATGTCACGCGACAATGTCGCGCACAAGCTTACAGACAAATCAGCCGGCTTCGCTGGTTTCCGCCTGCAGGAGTCGCGCAATCATTCCGATTGGCGCACCCAGGACTGGATCGCGTTTCTGGGCGCCTCCTATTTCCGCGGCATCGGCGCGCTCAATCAATATGGACTATCGGCACGCGGCATCATTATCGACGCCGCCGAACCGACGCCGGAAGAGTTCCCCTATTTCACCGAGTTCTATATTCAGGGCGCGGCGAAGGAAAGCGATCCGGTCATCGTTTATGCATTGCTGGACGGTGCGAGCGTAACCGGAGCCTACCGCTTCACGATCCGGCGCACGGAAGGCATCGTCCAGGAAGTCGAGGCGGCGGTTTTTCTGCGTCAGAACGTGAAACGCCTCGGATTCGCGCCGCTCACGTCCATGTATTGGTTCAGCGACACCGCCAAACGCCGCATCGAAGACTGGCGCCCGGAAGTGCACGATTCGGACGGTCTGGCGATATGGTCCGGTAACGGCGAGCGCATCTGGCGTCCGTTGATCAACCAGCCTTTTGCTGTGACCTCCAGCTTTGTCGACAGCAATCCCAAGGGATTCGGCCTGCTGCAGCGCGACCGCGATTTCGAGCATTATCTTGACGGCGTCAATTACGAACGCCGGCCCAGTCTTTGGGTGGAACCGCTGGATTCATGGGGCAACGGCGCGATTCAGCTTATCGAATTGCCCACAGACGACGAAATACACGACAACATAGGCGCTTACTGGCGGCCCGAAGGCGACGCTGCCGCGGGTGCTTCGTATAAACTGCATTACCGCCTGCACTGGCTGGCCGACGAACCCTACACAGCCAATGTGGCACGCTGCGTCGCCACGCGCATCGGCCGCGGCGGGCAGCCCGGAAAGCCGCGCCCGCAAGGCGTGTATAAATTCGAAGTGGAGTTTGCCGGCCCGCGTCTCGACCCGCTTTGGGGTGACAGCGTCAAGGCGGCTCCGGTTATCACCGCCTCGCGCGGACGCGTGGAAGGCGCGTTCCTCGAACCGGTTCCCGGCACGCGCCGCTGGCGCGTGTTGTTCGATCTGATCCCGGAAAGCGCCGATGCAACCGAGTTGCGTCTGTTTATCCAGGGCAACGGCGAAGCGCTGACGGAAACCTGGCTCTATCAATTCCGTCAGCAGTGATGACGCCTGCTTTCAACATGATCCCGGCAGTGTGAAGCCCCTTTACTTCAGCCATTTTACGGCGGTCAGTTGTGCCGGCGTCGGCCTGCAGCAGACATTACTGGCTTTGCTGAACGGACAGAATGGACTGTCGTCGCCATCCCGTTTTCTGCCGGCCGGGCTCGATAGCTGGATCGGTGAAGTTCCGGGCGTTGACGACATCGTGCTGCCTGCGGGGCTGAATGAATTCAACTGCCGTAACAACCGTCTGGCCGAACTGGGGTTACGCCAGGACCGGTTCGAAGAAGCGGTAGATATGCTCAGGATACGTTATGGCGCGCAACGAATCGGCGTTTTTCTCGGCACCAGCACTTCAGGCATATTGCAAACGGAACTGGCGTACCGCCGTCGCGACCCGCTGAGCGGCGCATTGCCGGCCGATTTTGTTTATCACGGCACGCACAATTCCTTTTCCCTTTCCGCTTATGTCCGCGCACGCCTGGGGTTGAGCGGCCCCGCCTGCGTCGTTTCCACCGCCTGTTCATCCAGCGCCAAGGTCTTTGCTTCCGCGCAACGCATGATAGCAAGCGGAATGATAGATGCCGCAGTAGTCGGCGGCGTCGACTCATTGTGCCTGACCACGCTGCATGGTTTCAACTCTCTCGAACTACTCTCTCCCGAACCCTGCCGCCCTTTTGATCCGCAGCGCTCCGGTATCTCGATAGGCGAAGCCGCCGTATTCGGACTGCTGACGCGCGCCGGCGATGAGCCGCTCTCCCATGCGGACGCTGTAAAACTGCTGGGCGCTGGCGAATCCAGCGATGCCTACCACATGTCGTCGCCACATCCGGACGGACGCGGAGCGCGTCTGGCGATGGAAGCCGCGCTGAACAGCGCGGGACTGACGGCCGCTGAAATCGATTACATCAACCTGCACGGAACCGCGACCTTGAGCAACGACGCCGCCGAAGGCAAAGCCGTGTACTCGTTATTCGGCGGCGCGACGCCTTGCAGCTCCACCAAGGGCATGACCGGCCACACCCTCGGCGCGGCGGGCGCGCTCGAAGCGGTTGTGTGCGCGCTGGCGTTACGGCATGGCGTTATGCCCGGCAGCCCCAATACGCGGAAGGCGCTGTCCGATCCGCCGCTGAACTATCTGTTGACAAGCCGGAAACAGCCGTTTTTACGGGCGCTAAGCAATTCATTCGGTTTTGGCGGCTCGAACTGTTGCCTTATTTTCAGTGCTCATGACTAGGGAAAGCGCTTTGAAGGTCTGGATTTCGGGAGTAGGCCTGCTCGGCCCCGGTTTGCCGAGTTGGCGCGAAAGCCGGAACGTTCTGAACGGCATGCAGGCTTATCTCCCAGGCGCCGCCAGCCTGCCCAGCCCCATGCAGCTTCCTCAGGCTGAGCGCAGGCGCAGCAGCACGCCGGTCAAACTGGCTCTAGCCGTCTGCCAGGAAGCCATGGATGCATCGCAACTGGCCGCAACGGAGCTCGCCAGCGTGTTCTGCTCGTCCAGCGGCGATAGCCATAATTGCCATGCCATATGCGAGGCGCTGGCATCCGACGACAGCCGCATTTCGCCAACGCGCTTTCATAATTCGGTCAACAATGCCGCGGCAGGCTACTGGAGCATAGCAACGCACTCCATGCGCGCGTCCACCCTGCTGTGCGCCTACGACGCCAGTTTCGGCGCCGCTCTGCTGGAGGCGGCGGCACAAGCAGCCGTGGACGGAAACGACGTGCTGCTGACCGTCTACGACACGGAATACCCCGAGCCCCTGAAAGCAAAGCGCCCGCATCAAATCACCCTGGGGATTGCGCTGATATTGAGTCCCCGGCCACTGGCCAACAGCCTGGCGGCGGCGACCATACAATTCACCGATGAAGCTCCGTCATCGCTGGCGGATGTGGAGCTGGAAAACCTGCGAAGGCACACGCCCTCTGCACGCGGGCTACCGCTGCTCGAAGCGCTGGCCTGTCGTAAACCCGGCCGGGTTGTCCTGGATTACCTCGATTCGTTGCGTATCTGCGTCGAAGTGACGCCATGCTAGATCGAAGCTGGATTATCGAGCATATTCCACATCAGGGCGCAATGTGCCTGCTTGAAAAAGTAGAAAGCTGGGACCTCGACCATGTGCGCTGCCGCACAGCCCGTCACCGCGACAGCAATAACCCGATGCGCACCTCCGGACGCCTCGGCGCCGCCGGCGGCATTGAATTCGCGGCTCAAGCCATGGCGCTGCACGGCGCGTTGATGACAACGATGCAGAATGCCCCGACAGTCTCAGCGCCCCCAAAAGCCGGCCTGCTGGTCAGCGTGCGCAATGTGCAATTCAACGTAACCCGGCTGGATGATATCGAGGACGATCTGCTGGTTGAAGCGACACGCGTCAGCGGCGACGGCCGTAACGTCATTTATGATTTTAAACTGTGCGACGTTGCGCGATTACTGATAACAGGCCGGGCCGCCGTTATTCTGGATGCGGAGTTGATCGGAAAATAGTATGAAAAAGGCACTGGTAACCGGCGGCAGCGGCGCTATCGGCAGCGCAATCGCCGCGCATCTGGCCGCGGAAGGGCTGCATGTTTTTGTGCAGGCCCATCGCGGCATCGACAAGGCGCAGGAAACCGTCGCGCGCATCAGGGAGACGGGCGGGTCCGCTGAAATACTGGTTTTCGATGTTACCGACGCCGAAGCCGCGCGCGAATTGCTGGAAAAATCATGCGAAAGCCAACCGGTACAGCTATTGGTGAACTGCGCCGGTATTCATGACGATGCCGTGTTTCCGGGCATGCGCCCCGAACAATGGCATCGCGTCATCAATGTATCGCTGCACGGTTTTTTTAACGTCAGCCAGCCGCTGATCATGCCGATGATCCGCAGCCGCTGGGGACGCATCGTCAATATAAGTTCCGTTGCGGCAATCATGGGCAACCGTGGTCAGGTCAATTATGCGGCGGCCAAGGCCGCTCTGCACGGAGCAACCAAATCGCTGGCGCTGGAAGTGGCCTCGCGCGGCATTACCGTCAATGCCGTCGCGCCAGGCATCATAGAAAGCGATATGATTACCGGCAGTTTCGATGCGGAAAGCATTAACCGGCTGGTGCCGATGAAACGGGCGGGAAAACCGCAGGAAGTAGCCGACCTGGTCGGCTTTTTATGCTCGGAACGCGCCGCCTATAT of Candidatus Methylospira mobilis contains these proteins:
- the fabG gene encoding 3-oxoacyl-ACP reductase FabG, coding for MKKALVTGGSGAIGSAIAAHLAAEGLHVFVQAHRGIDKAQETVARIRETGGSAEILVFDVTDAEAARELLEKSCESQPVQLLVNCAGIHDDAVFPGMRPEQWHRVINVSLHGFFNVSQPLIMPMIRSRWGRIVNISSVAAIMGNRGQVNYAAAKAALHGATKSLALEVASRGITVNAVAPGIIESDMITGSFDAESINRLVPMKRAGKPQEVADLVGFLCSERAAYITGQILSINGGMA
- a CDS encoding 3-hydroxylacyl-ACP dehydratase yields the protein MLDRSWIIEHIPHQGAMCLLEKVESWDLDHVRCRTARHRDSNNPMRTSGRLGAAGGIEFAAQAMALHGALMTTMQNAPTVSAPPKAGLLVSVRNVQFNVTRLDDIEDDLLVEATRVSGDGRNVIYDFKLCDVARLLITGRAAVILDAELIGK
- a CDS encoding beta-ketoacyl-[acyl-carrier-protein] synthase family protein gives rise to the protein MKPLYFSHFTAVSCAGVGLQQTLLALLNGQNGLSSPSRFLPAGLDSWIGEVPGVDDIVLPAGLNEFNCRNNRLAELGLRQDRFEEAVDMLRIRYGAQRIGVFLGTSTSGILQTELAYRRRDPLSGALPADFVYHGTHNSFSLSAYVRARLGLSGPACVVSTACSSSAKVFASAQRMIASGMIDAAVVGGVDSLCLTTLHGFNSLELLSPEPCRPFDPQRSGISIGEAAVFGLLTRAGDEPLSHADAVKLLGAGESSDAYHMSSPHPDGRGARLAMEAALNSAGLTAAEIDYINLHGTATLSNDAAEGKAVYSLFGGATPCSSTKGMTGHTLGAAGALEAVVCALALRHGVMPGSPNTRKALSDPPLNYLLTSRKQPFLRALSNSFGFGGSNCCLIFSAHD
- a CDS encoding beta-ketoacyl synthase chain length factor → MTRESALKVWISGVGLLGPGLPSWRESRNVLNGMQAYLPGAASLPSPMQLPQAERRRSSTPVKLALAVCQEAMDASQLAATELASVFCSSSGDSHNCHAICEALASDDSRISPTRFHNSVNNAAAGYWSIATHSMRASTLLCAYDASFGAALLEAAAQAAVDGNDVLLTVYDTEYPEPLKAKRPHQITLGIALILSPRPLANSLAAATIQFTDEAPSSLADVELENLRRHTPSARGLPLLEALACRKPGRVVLDYLDSLRICVEVTPC
- a CDS encoding IS5 family transposase (programmed frameshift), with protein sequence MSKEAFEQIQPILESVRKRTKPRTVDRYETCCAVLYLLKTGCQWRMPPSGFPKWRTVHSYFAKWSEPDSEGKRSERALKNQVGEARMKQGRNASTSFLIVDAQSVRNTDSARHKSYGAGKKVSGIKRHSAVDTQGLPHAIAVSTAEVTDRQGALAAFDRCFSSLQQVRSGLVDGGYSRQPFARAVKEKPGATVQAARRNELHTFAVIPQRRMVERSFAWLEKCRRLWKNCERELNTGLQFIHLAFLALLLKRL
- a CDS encoding glucan biosynthesis protein; the protein is MSRRISRRSFLRTSAALSLGTPLLSHLLPAWAGQPPVNFGSSKPFSHEALIERARAMSAGAYVPPPQPMPDVVQKIDYEAWGDIRYNTDHALFADGPSVYPVTFFHLGMFFQKSIKMHAVEAGKSREILYSNSYFNMSRDNVAHKLTDKSAGFAGFRLQESRNHSDWRTQDWIAFLGASYFRGIGALNQYGLSARGIIIDAAEPTPEEFPYFTEFYIQGAAKESDPVIVYALLDGASVTGAYRFTIRRTEGIVQEVEAAVFLRQNVKRLGFAPLTSMYWFSDTAKRRIEDWRPEVHDSDGLAIWSGNGERIWRPLINQPFAVTSSFVDSNPKGFGLLQRDRDFEHYLDGVNYERRPSLWVEPLDSWGNGAIQLIELPTDDEIHDNIGAYWRPEGDAAAGASYKLHYRLHWLADEPYTANVARCVATRIGRGGQPGKPRPQGVYKFEVEFAGPRLDPLWGDSVKAAPVITASRGRVEGAFLEPVPGTRRWRVLFDLIPESADATELRLFIQGNGEALTETWLYQFRQQ